The sequence GCAGACGCGGCGCTGCTCGCGATAGTGCCGGCCGGAGGCGGAGGAAGCATTTCGCTCTTCGCGCTCTCGCCAGCAAGGCGCGGAGTCGTCATTCCTCAGGAGATCTTAGAGATGATGACGGTCGAGGGCATAAAAAACTACCTCATGAAGGCCTGCCGTATCTCCCCGGCGGCGCTCGGCGGATATTTCTCCGACGACGCCATACTCTTCGACGACACGCCGATAGCGAAGGCGGCGAAGGAGATCGACGCGGCGCTCGACGCAATGCTCTTCTGCGACATCGCCTCCGGCTGCGGAGAGATAGCCGTGACCGCTGCGAAAAAAGTAGCGGCCGCGCGCGCCGGCCTGAACAAATATCTCCCACAGCGGCAGAACAGCGACGAAGACTTTTTCCTGCGCCGTTTCATCGAAAGCTCGCTCTTCGCCACCGACTGCAGCGAGGCTGCGGTCGACATCCTGAAGGCAAGGCTCAAGGCGCTATGTCCCGGCGCGAAGCTGCCAGAAGAACGCTTTGCATGGGGAAGCGTCCTCGTCGACGGAATATTCGACGACGTAAAATTCGACCTGATAATTTCCAACCCGCCGCACCTGCGCGGCGGGCAGCTTTCCACGCTAAAGCCTCTGCTCTTCGGCTACTCCTCCTCGCGCTTCAACTCCGACGTCTACTGCTACTACGTCGAAAAATCCTACTCTATGCTCTCCGGGCGCGGATCTTCCGCAATGCTCGTCTCCGACAAATGGATGAAGACGAAATACGGCGAAGGGCTCAGGGATTTTTTCACCTTCCACAAGCCTTACGTCATAATGGATCTCGGAAGGCCGAAGGAGCTCAAAGGCGCGGCGACCGCCTTATCTGCGATATTCTTTTTCAGAGAACCGCAGAGTGGCGCGGCGAAATCCGTCGACGCATCCCTCGAACTGAAGGCGCCGCCCGCGTCGCTCTTCGACGAGGAGGAGGCGCAGGATAAGGAAGAGCGCGGCCGACCGGCGGCGCGCATCCTCGAAAACACTGCGCAGCAGCTCGTGCAGAAACTCATGGAGGAAAATGCGCCTCTTTCGCGCTCCGGCTTCGGCAGGGTCTACAGGGGCATACTCACCGGTCTGAACGAAGCGTTCGTGTTAGACGCCGAAAAGGCGCGCGAAATATCCGAAAGAGAGCCGGCTTCGGCTGAGCTTATCGTCCCCTTCTACTCGGGGCGCGACGTAAAGCGCTATTACCTTCCGCAGGAAAAAAGGTATCTGATCTTCATGCCGAAGGGCTTCACAGACGGCATGAGCGGCTTTTCGGACGGCTACGTCTGGCTCGCGAAAAACCACCCGCTGCTCGCGACGCACTTAGCACGCTACGAGGCGAAAGCCGCCGCGCGCCGCGACCGCGGCGATTATTGGTGGGAACTCCGCCCGTGCGGCTACTACGACGTCTTCCGCAATAAAAAAATCATCCTGCCGATCATATGCAGAAATATTTCCGCGGCGGCGGACCGGCGCGGCGTCTACGCCAACGACAAATGCTGCGTGATAGAGGGCGGCGACCCCTTCCTGATCGCGCTGTTGAATTCCTCTCTGCTCGATTTCGTCTTCAGGATGATATCGCCCGCACTGCTGAACGATTACTGCGAGCTCCGTCCCTCGATACTCGAAAAGCTCCCGATAGCGACGCCCAAAAGCGCGAAGGCTAAGGAGGCCGCGAGCAGAATCGCCGAAATGGGCGAAAAGCTCTCCGCGCTCTACGAAGAAAATCCTCCTGCGAAGTACGGCTCTCCGCCCGAAGAAATACGCAACGCCGAGAGGGAGGCCAACCGCCTCGTTTACAGCCTCTACGGGCTTACTCCCAAAGAGATAGCCGTAGTTGAAAATAACTGACGAAGGGCATATCATTTACCTTCAAAGCCTGACCCGGCAACATCTGAAATCTGAGAGGTGTTATATAAAAATGAAAAGCCGACGCATCGCAGCGCTGCTGATGCTTTCTTTGGTAGCGTTCATATGGGGTACGTCCTTCGTAGCGCAGATATTGGGGATGGAACATATAGGGCCATTTACTTTCTGCGCGGCAAGATATTTCATAGCTTCTATTTTTACCATAGCTTTCGCGGCATTTATGGGCATGAGAAAAACAGATGTTATGCCGAACGATACATTTGCCTATGACTGGCGTTCCTGCTTAGTTCCCGGTGTCATCTGCGGGACTGTGCTCTTCGCAGGGACAGCCCTTCAGCAGACGGGACTGCTCTTCACCTCCGCAGGCAAATCCGCTTTCATAACGGCTATGTATATCGTCATAGTGCCTCTCTTTGGCCTCTTTGCTGGAAAGATACCTTCAAGGTCCACACTCCTGGCGCTTGCCGCAAGTACGGTTGGGCTGTATCTGATATCTGTAAAAGAAGACTTTTCTGTAGCCCCCGGCGACGCGCTGACACTGACAGGGGCTCTTTTTTGGGCGCTGCATATCATCGTCTGCGGTCATTTCGCCCAAAAATACGACGCGTTCAAATTATCTGCAATACAATTCTCGGCTGTCGCCGTTTTATCTGTGTTCTTTGCTCTGCTCATGGAAACGCCGCACTTGAATGAAATAATCATTTCCTGGAAGCCGCTGATATACTCAGGCCTCATATCAACATGCGTAGCATACACCATGCAGATGGCGGCTCAGCGATACGTGCCGCCTGTCCAGGCAAGCATCATACTTATTTCCGAGTCAGTATTCGCGGCGCTCGCAGGCTTTCTGTTCTTAGGCGAATCCCTGACGGCACGCGAGATCACAGGATGCGTTATAATGCTTGCCGCCACGCTCACAGCGCAGATACAGGAAGCAAGGGCGTAAGACAAAAGATCTGTCTGTCCTGCATATGCGACCGTAATTTCCGATACAGAGTTGACAGAAAGCTCTTTCCGCTGTAGAATTTTTTTCTGTCAGGCAGGGGCGGTTAGTTCAGAGGTAGAACGCTTCCTTGACACGGAAGAGGTCAGAAGTTCAATTCTTCTATCGCCCACCATCGATAGGAGCGGAGTCCGGCAAGAGCCGGGCTCCTTTTTTTGCCGATCCCTCTTCTTCTACCGGCGCGGCGCCGTACGGAGCGACGGGCCCTTAATCGCCGCGCTGCATGCCGCCGCCGATTATCGCCGCTCCTATCGCTCCGGCGTACTGCGCGAGCTTCGGCGACGTCACCCTTCGCCCGGTCTTTTTTTCGATAAGGGCCCTGAGCGTTTCGTTCTGCGCGCAGCCGCCGGTGAAGCAGATATCTCCGCTCTCTGAAATACGCGATAAAAGATTCACCGCCCTCTGCGCGACTGAGTCGAGCAGCCCGAGGCATATCGATTCCTTCGGCACGCCGCGCGCCAGAAGACCGATCACCTCAGATTCGGCGAAGACCGTGCACATGCTGCTTATCGGCTGCAGGGGCGTCCCCTCTGGTATACCGCAGAAATCCGCGAGCGTGCAGCCGAGATGCGCCGCCATGTTCTGCAAAAATCTCCCGGTGCCGGCGGCGCATTTGTCGTTCATCATAAAGTCCGCGACCCTTCCGTCAGGATAGAGCGATATGACCTTTGAATCCTGCCCGCCGATGTCGAGCACGGTGCGCGCCGTCGGCACGAGGTAGTGGGCGCCGGCGGCGTGGCAGGTTATTTCGGTCACGCGCCGGTCGGCAGAAAACACGTTTCTTCCGTAGCCCGTCGCCGTGACGCGTACGTCGTGATCATGCGGTATGCGCCCGCGCCTCTTTATCTGAGCCACCGCCCTCGCCGCGCTCTCACGCGGCGCCCAGCCCGTAGGCGTGATGCAGCAGATGAAGCTGCGCCCGTTCCAGAGCGCGCCCTTCGTCGCCGTCGAGCCTATATCCACTCCGACGTTCGGCATCTTACAGCATCTCCGCGAAGGCGCCCAGCCTCGTGGCAAGCTGCCCCACGTCTCCCTGCGAATAGTCCGTTTCAACGGCTATGTACTGGGCTCCGTCCCCGGCGAGCGCGGTGCGGACGGAATAAGACTCTACGCTATAGGTGTGGCAGGCCTGAAGGATCACCTCTGCGACGCCGTCGGCGCGGTATTTTTTGATATAGTGCCGCAGCAGTTTGATTCTCTCTTTATTCGGCGACATGACGGAGCAGGGAATCGAAAGATATTTTTCGGACAGAGCGTCGATCGGCGGGATATCCTCGCTGACCTTGTAATGAGCGCATTTCAAATTGCCGCAGTTCTCGAAGCCGACGACCGTCGAAGCGCACTCGGGAGCCTCTATCGCTTCGACTACCTTTTCGAGAGACTTGCCCATCGGACAGCCGGTAATGAGTATGCGGTGCGTCGCGACGTTTACGCGGCGCTTTCCCTCCATATAATTCTCCAGCAGCCTGTCTGTGAGAGCATTTACGCTCGCGACCGCCTTTTCATAGTCGAACGTAAATTTGAGGTAATCCGACACGAGCATTATCTCCTTGCCGGTAACCACCGCGTCCGGCAGCGTCGAAAG is a genomic window of Synergistes jonesii containing:
- a CDS encoding Eco57I restriction-modification methylase domain-containing protein — its product is MMQNCDALVIKRESSEETFSPERFSARMSELFPKASAAEAWIRSGMHIPAVLKDTISSYRLISRHRTAEGHGKADCLQIKLAPGAELLRSEKKCLNFILSYMKKESADAALLAIVPAGGGGSISLFALSPARRGVVIPQEILEMMTVEGIKNYLMKACRISPAALGGYFSDDAILFDDTPIAKAAKEIDAALDAMLFCDIASGCGEIAVTAAKKVAAARAGLNKYLPQRQNSDEDFFLRRFIESSLFATDCSEAAVDILKARLKALCPGAKLPEERFAWGSVLVDGIFDDVKFDLIISNPPHLRGGQLSTLKPLLFGYSSSRFNSDVYCYYVEKSYSMLSGRGSSAMLVSDKWMKTKYGEGLRDFFTFHKPYVIMDLGRPKELKGAATALSAIFFFREPQSGAAKSVDASLELKAPPASLFDEEEAQDKEERGRPAARILENTAQQLVQKLMEENAPLSRSGFGRVYRGILTGLNEAFVLDAEKAREISEREPASAELIVPFYSGRDVKRYYLPQEKRYLIFMPKGFTDGMSGFSDGYVWLAKNHPLLATHLARYEAKAAARRDRGDYWWELRPCGYYDVFRNKKIILPIICRNISAAADRRGVYANDKCCVIEGGDPFLIALLNSSLLDFVFRMISPALLNDYCELRPSILEKLPIATPKSAKAKEAASRIAEMGEKLSALYEENPPAKYGSPPEEIRNAEREANRLVYSLYGLTPKEIAVVENN
- a CDS encoding DMT family transporter, translating into MKSRRIAALLMLSLVAFIWGTSFVAQILGMEHIGPFTFCAARYFIASIFTIAFAAFMGMRKTDVMPNDTFAYDWRSCLVPGVICGTVLFAGTALQQTGLLFTSAGKSAFITAMYIVIVPLFGLFAGKIPSRSTLLALAASTVGLYLISVKEDFSVAPGDALTLTGALFWALHIIVCGHFAQKYDAFKLSAIQFSAVAVLSVFFALLMETPHLNEIIISWKPLIYSGLISTCVAYTMQMAAQRYVPPVQASIILISESVFAALAGFLFLGESLTAREITGCVIMLAATLTAQIQEARA
- a CDS encoding acyl-CoA dehydratase activase; translated protein: MPNVGVDIGSTATKGALWNGRSFICCITPTGWAPRESAARAVAQIKRRGRIPHDHDVRVTATGYGRNVFSADRRVTEITCHAAGAHYLVPTARTVLDIGGQDSKVISLYPDGRVADFMMNDKCAAGTGRFLQNMAAHLGCTLADFCGIPEGTPLQPISSMCTVFAESEVIGLLARGVPKESICLGLLDSVAQRAVNLLSRISESGDICFTGGCAQNETLRALIEKKTGRRVTSPKLAQYAGAIGAAIIGGGMQRGD
- a CDS encoding double-cubane-cluster-containing anaerobic reductase, with protein sequence MNDIDEIFEEMREGVRNAPVAVKELKEAGRPIVGTYCTFTPWELINAAGGIAVSLCSTSEKPISAAEKHLPRNLCPLIKSSYGFALTDTCPYFHFCDMVVGETTCDGKKKMYELLDALRPTHVMQLPQTTEHTKSLELWKYEIIRLKEVLEERFDVRITDEKLSASIALRNSINAAALRFYNLSTLPDAVVTGKEIMLVSDYLKFTFDYEKAVASVNALTDRLLENYMEGKRRVNVATHRILITGCPMGKSLEKVVEAIEAPECASTVVGFENCGNLKCAHYKVSEDIPPIDALSEKYLSIPCSVMSPNKERIKLLRHYIKKYRADGVAEVILQACHTYSVESYSVRTALAGDGAQYIAVETDYSQGDVGQLATRLGAFAEML